TTAAAACAATTGATTTAACATCAGCAGTTGAAATCTGAATCATCTTTTTTTCTATATTTTCTTCAAGTTTTATTGTTCCTAAAAGAAGTAGAAATAAAATAAACGATATAATAACAGCAAATATAATTAAAAGATGTGAATCCTTTAATTCAAAAAAAGTTTTCAAACTAAAAATCCTCAATAAATTTATTATAGCTTTTTGGTAATAGTATTTTTTTAGTTCTTAGTCTATTTTTTATAAATACTATATTGGGTCTACTTTTACTCCAAAAAAATGCCCCAAAATATATATCTTTATTTAATAATTTTTTATAATTATTTGTAAAAAACAATCTTTTGTTATTTAAGCATTTTGGATCTATTTTTATATTTTTCTTTACAAAAACAAAATTTGACTTTTCACATTTATCAACTAAAGTGAAAATTTTCGAATATACCTTTTTTTCAACTTTTGAAATATTTGGGATAAAAAGCTTTATTTCACCTTTGGTTGCTAAAGTTGCGATATTTGCAATAATTTTTGCTTCCAATTCCATTTCTTTATTATATTTATTTATCAAAAATGTATATTGGTCTGATGTAGCAAATGAAATAAGTGTTAACATTAAAATTAAAGCTCTCATTAGAACACCCACTTCATAGAAACATTAAAGTTTTTACCATGATCTTCAAAAGCAAAATCATCTCCTGGAAAACCATCTTTATATAAAGATTCTGTAGATTTATCTAAGATATTAATACCCTTAATACTTAAACTTAAATCATCACTAAAGTAGTATGTAGCACCTAAATTTAAATCATAACTTGCATCAACATCAACATCCAAATAACTATATGAATTTTTGTAAATAAGTGAAGCGAAATATTCCCACTTATCTCTTTTACCCATATACTTTACATATCCACCTTTATTTGAATTATTTAGTTCTTCACTTAATTTTGTAGTATAGTAACTAATCTCAAACTTATTATTATTTTCAAAAAGATATTCATAATTAAAAATAAGACCTTCGCTTTTAATTGTATGATCAATATTCATTGTTCCAATAGGAGAAAAATAAATAAAATCATTAATTTTCACATTACTATACTTCACTCTATATTTTGAATTTGTTGTCGTATAGACACCTTCTAATGTATAAAAGTTATATTTTTGTGTATTTAAATATGGCTTGTCTTTTCTTGCAGAATCAACATCATAAAATGAAGGAGGTAAAAAAGTTTTAGTATAAAATGCTTTTAAGCCAAAATTATCAAAAGGAGTAAAAATAGCACCTATTCTATAAAGTTCTTCTGAGGCATCATCCAAAAATCCACTTCGTTCATATCTATCAAATTTTGCATTAGCAACAAAAGATAATTTTTCATTTATTTTAAGCTTATCTTGTAAAAGTAACGAATAAATATTTTCCTCATCAAAATCATGATATTCTCCTACATTTGTAGTCTGATTTAAAAAATTTACAGTTTTTCTATTATTGACTTCATATTTTTTCTTTGAAAAGTTTATTCCTGCTAATAAGGAGTTGTTTTTATAATTGTGTGTTTTAGATAAATGCGCATGAAACTTCTTTAAAGTTAAATCTTCTTTAAATTTTTTGGGTATAGTCATACCCATATTTTTTAAATCTAATACAGGTATTAAGCCTATTCCTTCATCATTTTCTTCATAATATTTTCTAGTATTTATATCTAAAGATAAAGATAATTTTAAAGAGTTGTCATATAAAAATTTTCTTGTAAAATCAATAAAAAAATCTTTTGATTTTATTTCTCCCTCATTTGGTACTACATCAAGTGAAAGTCCCATGAAGTTGTCTTTTTTTACATCAGCATAGCCTATGTTTATATCTGTTTTATCATTACTAATATCAAGATAAAAATATCTTCTTTTTGAATGATTTTTTAACTCTTCAGACTTATAGTTTGCATCTTTATTTGAATCTAAATTTTTCAAAAAAGTAAGATAAGACCAACCATTTTCAAAAGTTTGTGAATGAACAATTGATTGTGAATTTGTTCCTTGCTTTTGAGCACTAACTCTTAGCTCACTTGCATTTTCTTTGTAAGCCTTTTTTGTGTAAATTCTAATAAAATAAATACCTGTATCATTTCCCAAAGCAAAAGAGCTATCTCCATAATAAACCTCAATATAATCCACAAAATCTAAAGGCAAATTACCCCAACTAAGAAAAGGTGATTGAGAATGAACAGAAGAAATCTCATGGTCATTGATAAAGAATCTAAAAAAGCCACTAACAGTTGTCTTTGTACCTGCTAAAGAAAGACTTGGTATACCATATCTATTATGATTGAAGTTAATTAAAGGTAATTCTTTTAATATATCACTTAATTTTGTATACTGCATAAGTCTAATATCTTTTTGTGAATAGACAAAAACATGACCTAAATTTTCATCAACAGTTTGCAAAGATTTTTCTGAAGTTTCTTTATAGTTTTTAAGTAAAGAATCTAAATTTTGAGCATTAAGTGTGTTAAAAAAAATAAAAATAAAAATAATTAACTTCTTCATATTTCCCCTATAATAATGTCACTATTAGTTCGAATTTTATCAAACAATTACTAAATATTATTAGAAAAGAAAAATAATATTTTAGTAACAATATCACTTACACTCACACACGATATAGTAATATTTAGTTTTTTATTATTACTTTTTTTTCAAAAAATAACTTTTTAATTTAGTGACAGTATAATGATATCATACAAAAGTCATTTAAATGTTAGAAAAGAGAATACTCTATATACAAAACTCTTCTCTTTTACTTTTTTGCTCATATATGTTTTGTTTGTATATCAAGTCTTAAACTTCTGTTAACTTTTTCTTTATATACTTTATCTTAATAAAAAAAATTATCATTTGGGATAGTATCAATCATGAAAAAAATTATATTAACTCTATTTTTAATCACCTTACAAATTGTAAGTGCAAATTCAAATACTAAAACTATTCTTTTTTTAGGTGATTCATTAACAGAAGGCTTAGGAGTTGCACAAAAAGATGTATTTCCAAACTTAGTGGAAAATATGATTAAAACAAAACTAAAAAAAGATATCAAAATTATAAACGGTGGTGTAAGTGGCTCAACTACAAGTGATGGTTTATCTAGACTTAAATGGTATTTAAAAAGAAAGCCAGATATAGTATTTATTGCTCTTGGAGCTAATGATGGATTAAGAGGTCTAAATCTTCAACAAAGTCAAAAGAATCTTGAAGAGATTGTAGAGTTTGCACAAAAATCAAAGGCAAAAGTATTGTTAGCAGGAATGCTAATACCTCCTAATTATGGTCCTGAATACGCGAAGCGTTTTAAAAAGATGTATGAAGAGATAAAAGATAAATACAAACTTAAAAGTATGCCTTTTTTACTAGATGGTGTTGCTGGAGAAAAAGAGCTTAATCAATCAGATGGAATTCATCCAAATGCTCAAGGACACAAATATATCGCAAAAGAAGTTTATAAGTTTTTAAAGGAAGAGTTATAATGCTAAAAATAAAATCACTAAAAAAATCATACTCTCAAGGTTTAGAAACTATTGATATTTTTCAAGATTTGAATTTTCAAGTACAAAAAGCACAAACAGTTGCTATTATGGGTAAATCAGGAAGTGGTAAATCCACACTACTTTCATTGATATCAGGAATAATCAAGCCAAATAATGGAGATATAATTCTTGATAAAGTTTCTTATAAAGATTTAAAAGAGAGCCAGTTAAATGATTTTAGAGCTTCAAATATAGGTTTTGTTTTTCAAAATTTTCATTTAGTTTCTTACTTAAATGCTTTGGAAAATGTAATGCTTCCTGCAAAAGTTTGTGGTATTTCAAATCCAAAAGAAAAAGCTATAGAACTTCTAAAAGATGTAGGCTTAGAGCATAGATTAAATCATCTTCCTTCACAACTAAGTGGTGGTGAAAAACAACGAGTTGCAATAGCAAGAGCACTTATTCATAATCCTAAAATAATCTTAGCAGATGAGCCAAGTGGAAACTTAGATGAAGAAACAGGCATTGCTGTTATGGATAAACTTTTTGAACTAATCAAAAAAAACAACACTACTTTGATTTTAGTGACACACTCAAAAGATGTTGCAAAACGTTGTGAAGAAACTTATGAACTTGTATTGGGAGATTTGACTAAATGCTAGTATTGGATCTTGTTTCAAAAGCACTTGCACGCTCAAAATCTTTTAGCTTGATATTTATATTAAACTTTTGTTTAACCATAGCATCACTCTCTTATTTACAATTTTTCAAAGGAAGTATGGAAAGCTCACTAGATACAAAAGCAAAAATATTACTTGGTTCTGATCTTGTGGTATCTTCAAGATTTCCTATAACACCACAACAAATAGAAAACATAAAAAACAAACTTCCAAAAATAAAAGATTTTTCACAAGGAGTTTCTACTGTTAGTATGATCTCTTCATCTAAAAGAGCTAGATTGATGGAAGTTGTAAAAATAAATGAGTCTTACCCTTACTATGGAGGATTGGTTTTTAAAGACAAAACAATCTATCCAAAAGGTGAACCTTTACCAAAAGCAAATGAAGTTTGGGTTTCCCAAGAAGTTATTGACCTTCTTGGCTTAAAACTTTTAGAAAAGATAAAAATAGGTAAAGAAAACTTTATCATAAAGAAAATCATTGAAGAAGATAGCTTAAAAACAATAAATTTTTCTGGCTTCATGCCCAAAATTTATATAAGTGAAAAAGGCTTAGAAAAAACAGAGCTTTTGCAGTTTGGTTCTACTGCTAGATACAAACTAAACTTTCTTTTCCAAGATAATCTAGACAATGACACATTGGAAAAAATTGAAAATAAATTAGAAAAAAGTATTGAACAAAACCTAAGAGTACTCTCTCCAAATGATGGGAAAGACCGTTTATTGCGTGTTTTAAACTTCCTTACAGACTTTTTGTCTTTAGTCTCTCTTGTTTCGTTCTTTTTAGGACTTGTGGGGCTTATTTATTTATATTCAGGTTTTTTAAGAAAACATCAAAAAGATATTACAATCTTGAGTGATTTGGGTTTGAGCAAAAAAAATTTAGCAATTACATATATTCTTCATCTATTTATACTAATAACAATTTCAAGTATTATTGTTTTTTCACTTATGGCAATATCTGCACAATTTATAAGTCCAATACTTGAAAAACTTATAGATTTTAATTTTAATTTATCATTGGATTACTATTTTTTCTTAAAATCTTCATTAGTATTATTGCTTTTAAGTTTAAGTATAGGACTTCCTTTGATTTTACCTCTACTTCAAAGAGAAAAACAATCATTTTCAAAAACTATTTTTAGTTTTACTCCTTTTGTTTTACTACTACTACTTATATCACACTTTGTAACACCTAGTAAAAATGTAGGACTTATATTTGCTATAGCAATGCTTTTACTTATTATTTTGTTTTTTACAATTGGCTCATTTATTTTAAAAAGATTTGATTTTGTAGGACATTTAGAAAACTTATCATTATCTTTAGCCTTGAAAAATATTATTAGACAAAGAAAAACATCATTGACTTTATTTACTGCAATTGTTTTATGTACAACATTTTTTAGTCTAATCCCTCAAATAGGATCATCACTATCAACTGCCTTAACTCAAAGTATTGATGAAAGACCTCGCTTTTTTGTTATAGATGCAAAAGAAGAGCAGATTAAAGATATAAAAAATGCAGTTAATAGTATGAATGCAAAATTA
The window above is part of the Malaciobacter marinus genome. Proteins encoded here:
- a CDS encoding ABC transporter ATP-binding protein, with product MLKIKSLKKSYSQGLETIDIFQDLNFQVQKAQTVAIMGKSGSGKSTLLSLISGIIKPNNGDIILDKVSYKDLKESQLNDFRASNIGFVFQNFHLVSYLNALENVMLPAKVCGISNPKEKAIELLKDVGLEHRLNHLPSQLSGGEKQRVAIARALIHNPKIILADEPSGNLDEETGIAVMDKLFELIKKNNTTLILVTHSKDVAKRCEETYELVLGDLTKC
- a CDS encoding ABC transporter permease; its protein translation is MESSLDTKAKILLGSDLVVSSRFPITPQQIENIKNKLPKIKDFSQGVSTVSMISSSKRARLMEVVKINESYPYYGGLVFKDKTIYPKGEPLPKANEVWVSQEVIDLLGLKLLEKIKIGKENFIIKKIIEEDSLKTINFSGFMPKIYISEKGLEKTELLQFGSTARYKLNFLFQDNLDNDTLEKIENKLEKSIEQNLRVLSPNDGKDRLLRVLNFLTDFLSLVSLVSFFLGLVGLIYLYSGFLRKHQKDITILSDLGLSKKNLAITYILHLFILITISSIIVFSLMAISAQFISPILEKLIDFNFNLSLDYYFFLKSSLVLLLLSLSIGLPLILPLLQREKQSFSKTIFSFTPFVLLLLLISHFVTPSKNVGLIFAIAMLLLIILFFTIGSFILKRFDFVGHLENLSLSLALKNIIRQRKTSLTLFTAIVLCTTFFSLIPQIGSSLSTALTQSIDERPRFFVIDAKEEQIKDIKNAVNSMNAKLENISPMIRGRVVKINNKEELENTAVNLSYRTKLKNSEEIVQGREFKGVYNSKDFSKPIEVSVEERYANRRGINLGDTLVFDVLGLKLKAVVVNIRTVNWTEFVPNFFLILQKGAIDDAPKTILATISTGDYDASSMLLKLTDLFPTLTVIDVKNLFETFTSLVKNVTNVTEKMSLYSIIVGLLMSFIIIQYQMNLQKNNILRLKMIGVKNKTIRNSFLIEFGLISFSASTLGIVLGSIGSYIISTILFESYWNFRADILLLYFFFIPALTILIVSFFTSKMIHQKENILFGE
- a CDS encoding arylesterase; this translates as MKKIILTLFLITLQIVSANSNTKTILFLGDSLTEGLGVAQKDVFPNLVENMIKTKLKKDIKIINGGVSGSTTSDGLSRLKWYLKRKPDIVFIALGANDGLRGLNLQQSQKNLEEIVEFAQKSKAKVLLAGMLIPPNYGPEYAKRFKKMYEEIKDKYKLKSMPFLLDGVAGEKELNQSDGIHPNAQGHKYIAKEVYKFLKEEL
- a CDS encoding TonB-dependent receptor plug domain-containing protein; its protein translation is MKKLIIFIFIFFNTLNAQNLDSLLKNYKETSEKSLQTVDENLGHVFVYSQKDIRLMQYTKLSDILKELPLINFNHNRYGIPSLSLAGTKTTVSGFFRFFINDHEISSVHSQSPFLSWGNLPLDFVDYIEVYYGDSSFALGNDTGIYFIRIYTKKAYKENASELRVSAQKQGTNSQSIVHSQTFENGWSYLTFLKNLDSNKDANYKSEELKNHSKRRYFYLDISNDKTDINIGYADVKKDNFMGLSLDVVPNEGEIKSKDFFIDFTRKFLYDNSLKLSLSLDINTRKYYEENDEGIGLIPVLDLKNMGMTIPKKFKEDLTLKKFHAHLSKTHNYKNNSLLAGINFSKKKYEVNNRKTVNFLNQTTNVGEYHDFDEENIYSLLLQDKLKINEKLSFVANAKFDRYERSGFLDDASEELYRIGAIFTPFDNFGLKAFYTKTFLPPSFYDVDSARKDKPYLNTQKYNFYTLEGVYTTTNSKYRVKYSNVKINDFIYFSPIGTMNIDHTIKSEGLIFNYEYLFENNNKFEISYYTTKLSEELNNSNKGGYVKYMGKRDKWEYFASLIYKNSYSYLDVDVDASYDLNLGATYYFSDDLSLSIKGINILDKSTESLYKDGFPGDDFAFEDHGKNFNVSMKWVF